The Sporosarcina luteola DNA window TTGTTCGTTCTGTGGTGCACCACCATAAGCAGCTCCAGATCTCTCAGCATTTGCACTGCGCGGTTCAAGGAACTGCACGCTGTCCGCTACGACTTCTGTCATAAAGACACGTTTGCCGTCTTGTCCATCGAAGCTGCTCGTTTGGATGCGGCCTTCGATCCCAGCAAGACTTCCTTTACGTAAAAAGTTCGCAGTGTTTTCCGCCTGTTTCCTCCAAGTGACACAGTTGATGAAATCAGCTTCACGCTCTCCTGATTGGCTAGAGAACGTCCGATTCACCGCTAGCGTAAAACGCGTTACCGCGATTCCGCTCTGCGTGTACTTGAGTTCAGGATCTTTTGTCAATCGGCCGACTAAAACGACACGGTTAATCATCAGAATGCAACCTCCCTCATCATTTTCAAGTTCCACCTTTTAACGGTACTGCATTTCGTTCTTCTATGGATTAGTTGTCCAGACGAACAGCCATATGACGAATGATAGCTTCGTTGATGTTCGCAAGACGTGTAAATTCATCGATTGCTGCAGTGTCTGCATTAGCTGTTACCAATTGGTAGTAGCCTTCACGCAAGTCGTCGATTTCGTATGCAAGACGACGCTTGCCCCACTCTTTCGACTCGATGATTTCCGCTCCGTTTGAAGTTAGGATGTCATCGAAACGAGTGATCAATGCTTTTTTCGCTTCATCTTCTACTGTTGGACGGATGATGTACATGATTTCGTACTTTCTCATCTTTAGTCACCTCCTTATGGACTTTGGCCCACTTGTTACGGCGGGCAAGGAGTAAGTAATGTTTATTACTCACATCATCATATTTTAACATGATGTCTTCATACAATCAACTATTAAATATAGTTAATCGGATTTACGCTGCAGGCGGTCGCTTTCCGGGGGGCGGGCGGTGAGCCTCCTCGGTCGCTTGCGCTCCACTGCGGGGTCTCACCTGTCCCGCTGATCCCCCAGGAGACGCCGCCTTTCGCTTCAATCCTTGGCAAGTTCTTTTCAAACTATAAATCAACTTATCCAAGTCGTGTATAATTATAATAAGAGGTGATCTGATGAATAATATTACTGAACCAGACAAAATCATTGAAATCGACTTACCCACGGTTGCTAAGAGTGGCATGCTGCTTACCATTCTGACGCTCATTGGATTGCTGGTTGTAGATGGTCTTATACAGCAGGAACTATCTTTCACTTTTTCCATCCGGAATGTTCTGTATTTCATTGTCGGTTATATATTCTTGATAATTCTTCATGAGCTTTTTCATCTTCTTGGTTTCAGGGTGTTTGGGAATGTACCTTGGAAGAGCATGATTATCGGAATGAATCTCAAGTTGGGTATTGCTTATGCTACGACCAATCGGCTGATGACGAACCGGGCTATTCAGAAAGCGTTATTGCTTCCTTTTTGGACGACTGGCGTAGTACCAGCGATGATTGGATTAGTTACGAGTAATGGCATCTGGCTTGGTCTAGCCGCTTTTCTCATTGGCGGGGCTGCGGGTGACTTTGCAATGCATAAGGAACTGAAAAAATTCCCGGATGATTGGCTTGTAAAAGATGATCCCGAGTTGCCAAAGCTCTATCTGTTCAAACCTGATCGAAATATACAGTAAAACAACCGGAAAAGGATATCCCTTCTCCGGTTGTTTTTTCATTTATTTACACGTTAAATCTAAATAACATGACGTCTCCATCTTGGACGATGTATTCTTTACCTTCCAGACGGACTTTGCCTGCTTCTTTTGCAGCTGCCATGGAGCCTGCTTCTACAAGCGCATCATATGCCACTGTTTCTGCCCGGATGAAGCCGCGTTCGAAGTCTGTGTGAATGACGCCTGCACATTGCGGCGCTTTCATCCCTTTTCGGAATGTCCATGCGCGGACTTCTTGAACGCCTGCTGTGAAATATGTGGCGAGTCCTAGTAGATGATAAGATGCTTTGATGAGTTGATCGAGGCCAGATTCCTTGATGCCTAACTCTTCAAGGAACATCGCCTTCTCTTCGTCATCCAATTCAGCCATTTCTTCCTCGACTTTTGCACTGACGACAATCACTTCTGCATTGTCCTGCTTGGCAAATTCACGGACCGTTTTGACATACTCGTTTTCTTCCGCATCCGCAATTTCATCTTCGGATACGTTTGCAACGTAGAGCATTGGCTTAATCGTCAACAGGTGCATTCCTTTGATGAGCTGGAATTCTTCCGGCGTCAGTTCAACGGATCGAGCAGGCTTTTCGTTCTCGAAAGCATCCTTCAACTTCATTAGCACTGGTTCTTCAGCCATTGAATCCTTGTCTTTCTGCTTTGCCATTTTGGAGACGCGTGTCAATCGCTTGTCCACGCTTTCCATATCAGCAAGGATCAGTTCCAAGTTGATGACTTCGATATCGTCAATCGGATTTACTTTCCCTGATACATGTGTAATATTTTCATCGTCAAAACAACGGACGACTTGGCAGATTGCATCGACTTCGCGGATATGGGAGAGAAACTTATTTCCTAATCCTTCCCCTTTGCTCGCCCCTTCTACAATCCCTGCAATATCTGTGAATTCAAAAGCTGTCGGCACTGTCTTTTTCGGTACGACAAGCTCTGTTAATTTTTGAAGCCTTTCATCGGGCACTTCTACAATCCCGACGTTCGGATCGATTGTACAGAACGGATAGTTGGCAGCCTCTGCTCCCGCCTTCGTTATTGCGTTGAATAGAGTCGACTTTCCGACGTTCGGCAAACCAACGATACCTGCTGTTAACGCCATTTATTTCCCAACCTTTCATATAGGTCAATTTCATAATCATCTTTGCAACTCTTCTATTATAAGAATAGTTGGCGTTCCTGTCTAATTTTGTTCAGCTTCCGCTTTGACAAGCACCTTTTTCATCTTCTTTGCAAATTCATTTCGTGGGATCATTACACTATGGCCACAGCCTTCGCATTTGATCCGGATGTCAGCACCCATGCGGATGATTTTCCAAGCATTTGTTCCGCATGGATGCGGCTTTTTCATTTCCACGACGTCTTTCAACTGAAACTCTTTCTCCACCGTTCATCTCACTCCTTCCTTGCCCCTACTGGTTATCAAATGATTTTGACACGAGCATAGGATATGGAATCTCGATTCCTTCCTGCTCTAAATGTTTTTTTATGCCCATGCTTATGTTCCTTGCAGTATCGAAATGACGCATCGGTTTCGTTTCCACGATTATCCGTTCAATGACTGAGTCCTCCGTGAAATCATGAGCACCAATCAATTTCGGATTTCCTAAAAGATCGGGGTTGTCCTTGCTCATCGACTTAAGATAAGCTTCGATCGACTTTTCGACTTTCTCGACGCCAAGTTCAAATGGAATAGTGACGTCTACAATGGCCAATGAGTTTTTCAATGAATAATTAACGACTTGTGCAATTGTTCCATTCGGCAATATGAAAATTTCACCTGTAAAGTTTTTAATTTTCGTTGTCCGCAAACCGATTTCTTCCACCCTGCCTTCAGCCGTGCCAATTTTAACGTAATCCCCCACTGAAAATTGGTCTTCGAATAGGATGAAGAATCCTGAAATGACGTCTTTCACAAGGCTTTGCGCTCCAAAACCGACAGCGAGCCCCAAAACCCCTGCTCCTGCCAGAAGCCCTTTCACATCGATGTTAAACTCCTGTAGAACAGCCAGGATTGCAGAAAAATAGACGATATAGCTGAGCGCGTTCTCGAGTAGTTTATGTAAGGTCTGTTCCCGTCGCTCCTCTTTACGAATAGGTCCTTTTAATTTGATTCTGAAAATCCTTCTAATAATATACTTGCCGACATGAACGACAAGTATAGCTAGTGTGATAATAAAGAAAATCTTAATAGCAAGCATTCCAATATGGAACCATGTTTCCTCAGAGAAGATGAACCTGCCGATTCTCTCCGTTTCTTCATCTAGGAACATTCTTTTCATACTCTCTAGTAATGCATTTGTCATCCGCATCTTACCTTTCCGTATAAATCCCCATGAAGCCGCGTATACTGCTACACAATCAATTATTGAACTATTTATGAGAATGGAGTTTTGTCATGCACACAACACTTTCCACAGAATATGATTATCGTCTTCATTATAATGAAACCGGCGCAGTTTGGAAGCTCAGCACTTATTTCCTTGAACAAATCCCTTTTCATGAAGATTCTTTAACCTTCTTTTGTATTGGAACGGATCGATCCACGGGAGATGCATTAGGTCCGTTGACTGGATCCCACTTAGCCGAATCGTTATTATTTCCATTCAACGTCGTCGGGACATTGGAAAAGCCTTTACATGCTCTTAATTTACAACAACAATTGGATGAACTGCAATCGAGGGAACCATCCTCTTTCATCGTTGCAATTGATGCATGCTTAGGTAGAAGCGACTCAATCGGCCACTTGCTATTTCATCAAGGGCCTCTCTATCCCGGCAAAGCCGTCGGAAAAGAATTACCACCCGTCGGTAATTTATCCATCAAAGGTGTCGTTAACATTTCAGGTTTCATGGAACAAGCTGTCCTGCAGAGCACACGACTGCATCTTCCTTTTGAGATGAGCAGAATCATTTCCCGTTCTCTTCAACTTGCCTATGGAAGATTCAAAACAGGTAATGAACGACTGTCACAATAATACCGACGACGGCGATGCCAGGAATGAGGTTCGCCACCCGGATTTTCGTTATGCCGATTAGATTCAATCCAATTCCTACGATCATTAAACCGCCTGTCGCTGTCATTTCTGAAATGAAAAATTGTAATAGGTCATCCGGTACAAAGCGGCTTATTTGCGTTGAAAATAGTGTGATGAGGCCTTGGTAGAGGAATACCGGAACTGCGGAAACCATGACTCCAATGCCAAGCGTGGAGCTAAGGATGACAGAGGTGAATCCATCTATGATTCCCTTCATGATCAACACATCATGGTCACTTCGTAATCCACTGTCAATTGCTCCAATAATGGCCATTGAGCCGACAACGAAGATGAGTGTTGCAGTGACAAATCCTTGGGCAATACCAGGTCCTTCTTTTTTCGATGGGAGCTTCCGTTCAATCCATTTTCCCAATTCATTTATTTTGTCATCGAGGTTCATCCATTCCCCAATGATTGCTCCAATAACGATGCTAATGATGACAATCAAAATTTGGGTGCTTTCAAATGTCATTTGAATGCCGATTGCTGTGACCGCCAATCCGATTCCGTACATGACAGTCTCTTTCATCCGTTCAGGGATATTATATAAAAAACGGCCAAGCAAAGCTCCGACCACGATAAGAAAGGCATTTACAATCGAACCGAATAAAATCATCGTTTTCACTTCCATCTGTAAAAATAATACCTATTTTGCAACAAGCAAAATAGGTATAGGCTTATTCATTCAATAGTTCCAGGATTCTTTCAAGATCCTCTTCTGTGAAAAACTCAATCTCGATTTTACCTTTGTTCTTTGATTTCTTTATCGTCACATTCGTACCGAAATATTTCCTCAAATGCGACTCTTGCTCTTCAATGAAAATGTTTTTCTTTTCTGGTTTTGTTTCACGTGGAACATTTTCATTTAACTTATGGACTAGCTTCTCCAATTGACGGACATTCAATCCTTCGTTGATTGTTTTTTCTGCAATCAACAGAATTTGCTCCTTCTTTCGGAGTCCGAGCAATGTGCGCCCATGCCCCATTGATAGTTTCCCATCTGTAATCAAGTTGCGCACCTTTTCAGGCAAGCTGAGCAATCGGATATGGTTTGCTATATGTGGCCGGCTTTTACCTAGTCTGAATGCTAGTTGTTCCTGTGTAAGAGAAAGGTTATCCATTAGTTTCTGATAAGCTTCTGCTTCCTCAATCGGCGTTAAATCTTCACGTTGCAAGTTTTCAAGAATCGCTAATTCCATCGACTCTTCATCTGTCAGTTGACGGACGACTGCCGGAATCTCCGCCAACCCTGCAATCTTAGCAGCTCTGAATCGTCTTTCACCTACTACAATTTCATACATTGTCCCTACCTTTCGGACAATGATAGGCTGTAAAATTCCGTGTTCTTTGATTGATTCACTTAACTCATGGATTGCATTCTCATCAAATATCTTTCTTGGCTGGTACGGATTCACTGTAATACTTTTCAGACGAATGTTCTCGATGGACTCTGCTTTCGTTAACGACTCATCCGGAAATAAAGCGTTCAATCCTTTTCCAAGACCTTTAGCCATTGTGCACCACTTCCTTTGCCAGCTCTAAATATACTTCCGCGCCTCTCGATCTTGAATCATAAATGATGATCGGCTCTCCGTGGCTTGGCGCTTCACTCAATCGTACATTTCGTGGAATAATCGTTCCGTACACTTTATCTTGAAAATATTTTTTCACTTCATCAATGACTTGAATCCCTAAATTTGTCCTGGCATCGAACATTGTTAATAGCACGCCATCAATCGAGAGACCTTCATTCAAATGCTTTTGGACAAGCCTGATGGTACTTAGTAATTGGCTCAATCCTTCCAATGCGTAATACTCACATTGAACCGGGATAATGACTGAGTCTGCAGCAGTCAAAGAATTGATAGTCAATAATCCTAAAGAAGGCGGGCAGTCAATAATAATATAATCATACAATTCCTTCGCTTCTTGGATTGCATGTTTCATCCGCACTTCCCTTGAAATGGTTGAAACGAGTTCAATCTCGGCCCCAGCTAAAGAAATGGTTGCCGGAACGATATCCAAGTTTTCCATCTTCGTCTGGTGAATAACTTCCTTTATATTGACATCATCGATTAACATATCGTAAATACATTGATGTACGTCACCTTTATTGACCCCTACCCCGCTCGTCGCATTCCCTTGCGGATCGGCATCTATCAATAGGATTTTTTTGCCGATATGAGCAAGGCAAGCACTAAGATTTACCGAAGTGGTTGTCTTACCAACTCCTCCTTTTTGATTGGCAATGGCTATAATTTTACCCACACTTGCACCTGCTTTCTCACTCATCTATTAAACAGTTATCTTCAATAATGAATAGATTCATTCTATTTCTTTGACTCTTTACTAGTTTATCAAAAAAACGTTGGTCGTGGTAAGGTATAGCACAAAAAAACTCCTGCTTCATCCAAGCAAGAGTGCGTCTCGCACATTTTACGAGAATATTATGTTGTTTTCTACTTTTTCTTCGGTATTTTAACAGTGATTGTATAGAAATCCTCTGCATCCTCTTCTTCTGTCACTACATCGATTCCGCTTTTCGTTACAAGCGCCAATGATTGCCGAATTGTATTTAATGCAATTCTGACATCTTTACTCACCGATTTTCGTTTAACTGCTCTCTTTTTTTCCTTTTCTTCTTCAACAGGATTCAATGCTTGCTGAATCCGTTCTTCCAATTGCTTTACATTTAGCTGTTCGTCAATCGCTTCTTGGAACAGCCTATGTTGCAACTCGGCATCCTTGACGGAAATCAATGCCCTCGCATGTCTCTCGGATATTTCCTTCGTCAAGATCTTATGTTTGATATCATCCGGAAGCTTTAATAAACGCAGCTTATTCGCAACTGTGGATTGTCCTTTTCCGAGTCTTTGCGCTAACGCTTCTTGAGTTAACCCATGTAACTCCAGCAATTTTTCATAAGCATACGCTTCTTCGATTGCGGTCAATTCCTCACGTTGCAAGTTCTCAATTAATGCAATGGACGCTGTTTCTTTATCGTCGAGATTA harbors:
- the ssb gene encoding single-stranded DNA-binding protein; protein product: MINRVVLVGRLTKDPELKYTQSGIAVTRFTLAVNRTFSSQSGEREADFINCVTWRKQAENTANFLRKGSLAGIEGRIQTSSFDGQDGKRVFMTEVVADSVQFLEPRSANAERSGAAYGGAPQNEQPYYQNQQPNQQYQQPAQQQNYTRTDNDPFSTGSGPIEVSDDDLPF
- the rpsF gene encoding 30S ribosomal protein S6, coding for MRKYEIMYIIRPTVEDEAKKALITRFDDILTSNGAEIIESKEWGKRRLAYEIDDLREGYYQLVTANADTAAIDEFTRLANINEAIIRHMAVRLDN
- a CDS encoding DUF3267 domain-containing protein codes for the protein MNNITEPDKIIEIDLPTVAKSGMLLTILTLIGLLVVDGLIQQELSFTFSIRNVLYFIVGYIFLIILHELFHLLGFRVFGNVPWKSMIIGMNLKLGIAYATTNRLMTNRAIQKALLLPFWTTGVVPAMIGLVTSNGIWLGLAAFLIGGAAGDFAMHKELKKFPDDWLVKDDPELPKLYLFKPDRNIQ
- the ychF gene encoding redox-regulated ATPase YchF; its protein translation is MALTAGIVGLPNVGKSTLFNAITKAGAEAANYPFCTIDPNVGIVEVPDERLQKLTELVVPKKTVPTAFEFTDIAGIVEGASKGEGLGNKFLSHIREVDAICQVVRCFDDENITHVSGKVNPIDDIEVINLELILADMESVDKRLTRVSKMAKQKDKDSMAEEPVLMKLKDAFENEKPARSVELTPEEFQLIKGMHLLTIKPMLYVANVSEDEIADAEENEYVKTVREFAKQDNAEVIVVSAKVEEEMAELDDEEKAMFLEELGIKESGLDQLIKASYHLLGLATYFTAGVQEVRAWTFRKGMKAPQCAGVIHTDFERGFIRAETVAYDALVEAGSMAAAKEAGKVRLEGKEYIVQDGDVMLFRFNV
- a CDS encoding DUF951 domain-containing protein encodes the protein MEKEFQLKDVVEMKKPHPCGTNAWKIIRMGADIRIKCEGCGHSVMIPRNEFAKKMKKVLVKAEAEQN
- a CDS encoding mechanosensitive ion channel family protein; the encoded protein is MTNALLESMKRMFLDEETERIGRFIFSEETWFHIGMLAIKIFFIITLAILVVHVGKYIIRRIFRIKLKGPIRKEERREQTLHKLLENALSYIVYFSAILAVLQEFNIDVKGLLAGAGVLGLAVGFGAQSLVKDVISGFFILFEDQFSVGDYVKIGTAEGRVEEIGLRTTKIKNFTGEIFILPNGTIAQVVNYSLKNSLAIVDVTIPFELGVEKVEKSIEAYLKSMSKDNPDLLGNPKLIGAHDFTEDSVIERIIVETKPMRHFDTARNISMGIKKHLEQEGIEIPYPMLVSKSFDNQ
- the yyaC gene encoding spore protease YyaC translates to MHTTLSTEYDYRLHYNETGAVWKLSTYFLEQIPFHEDSLTFFCIGTDRSTGDALGPLTGSHLAESLLFPFNVVGTLEKPLHALNLQQQLDELQSREPSSFIVAIDACLGRSDSIGHLLFHQGPLYPGKAVGKELPPVGNLSIKGVVNISGFMEQAVLQSTRLHLPFEMSRIISRSLQLAYGRFKTGNERLSQ
- a CDS encoding DUF554 domain-containing protein; this translates as MILFGSIVNAFLIVVGALLGRFLYNIPERMKETVMYGIGLAVTAIGIQMTFESTQILIVIISIVIGAIIGEWMNLDDKINELGKWIERKLPSKKEGPGIAQGFVTATLIFVVGSMAIIGAIDSGLRSDHDVLIMKGIIDGFTSVILSSTLGIGVMVSAVPVFLYQGLITLFSTQISRFVPDDLLQFFISEMTATGGLMIVGIGLNLIGITKIRVANLIPGIAVVGIIVTVVHYLF
- a CDS encoding ParB/RepB/Spo0J family partition protein, with the protein product MAKGLGKGLNALFPDESLTKAESIENIRLKSITVNPYQPRKIFDENAIHELSESIKEHGILQPIIVRKVGTMYEIVVGERRFRAAKIAGLAEIPAVVRQLTDEESMELAILENLQREDLTPIEEAEAYQKLMDNLSLTQEQLAFRLGKSRPHIANHIRLLSLPEKVRNLITDGKLSMGHGRTLLGLRKKEQILLIAEKTINEGLNVRQLEKLVHKLNENVPRETKPEKKNIFIEEQESHLRKYFGTNVTIKKSKNKGKIEIEFFTEEDLERILELLNE
- a CDS encoding ParA family protein, whose product is MGKIIAIANQKGGVGKTTTSVNLSACLAHIGKKILLIDADPQGNATSGVGVNKGDVHQCIYDMLIDDVNIKEVIHQTKMENLDIVPATISLAGAEIELVSTISREVRMKHAIQEAKELYDYIIIDCPPSLGLLTINSLTAADSVIIPVQCEYYALEGLSQLLSTIRLVQKHLNEGLSIDGVLLTMFDARTNLGIQVIDEVKKYFQDKVYGTIIPRNVRLSEAPSHGEPIIIYDSRSRGAEVYLELAKEVVHNG
- the noc gene encoding nucleoid occlusion protein; the protein is MKNTFSRFFGSGEKEPDLQNNGNTPQEKVDQVKIDLIKPNKYQPRTIFSEEKIEELARTIHTHGVIQPIVIRKSDEGYEIIAGERRFRAMKKLGWEEVPAIIRNLDDKETASIALIENLQREELTAIEEAYAYEKLLELHGLTQEALAQRLGKGQSTVANKLRLLKLPDDIKHKILTKEISERHARALISVKDAELQHRLFQEAIDEQLNVKQLEERIQQALNPVEEEKEKKRAVKRKSVSKDVRIALNTIRQSLALVTKSGIDVVTEEEDAEDFYTITVKIPKKK